Part of the Actinomycetota bacterium genome, GCCGCTGTTGCGGGTGATGAGTCGGGGTGAGCGCTTCTATGTGCTGGGGCTCAGCCAACAGCGGGTGCGGCTGCTGCGGGCATCGAGATATCGGGTGGGTGAGGTCGACATCAAGGACGAGGTCCCGGAGAGCCTGGCCGAGGCACTCTGGTTCGAGGATCCCGAACGTCAGCTCCAGTTTCACCAGTCGGCACGGCAAGGAGAGGGAAGGCTGACGGCTACGTTCCACGGTCACGGGATGGGGAAAGAGACCTCATACAAGCGACTCGAGCGGTTCTTCCGGGCCGTCGACCAAGGGATCGGCCAGCTCATCGAAACCGATGCTCCCCTCGTGCTGGCCGGTGTCGAGTACCTGCTTCCCATCTATCGCCGTGTGAGCGAGCATCCCACGATCCTCGATGGCGAGATCACCGGGAACCCCGAGGAGCTCACGGCCGAGGAACTCCATCAGCGGGCATGGAGTATCGCCCAACCGTTCTTTCGGAAGGAGCGGGATGCAGCCGCCGAGTCGTTCGCGACAGGCGTGAATCCGACCGAAACCACCATCGAGGCCATTCTGCCCGCCGCATCCCTGGGACGAGTGGCGGCCCTGTTCGTTGCAGAAGACGCCATCGAGTGGGGGGTGGCGGACCTTCCGACATCCGTGGAACGGCACGATGAACGTCAGCCCGGAGACCGCGATCTGCTCGATCTTGCCGTCGCAGAGACCTGGCGGCACCGAGGATCGGTCTACCTGGAGCCCACTTCGGAGGTCCCGGGCGGTGGGGCGGTTGCCGCCGTGCTCAGATACTGAGACCGGCCTCGCGCGCCGACCCGCTTCCCGCCTCGCCCGTCAGGACTCGCAGGGCGCGCCGGCCTTGTCGAGTGCCCGGCGCCCTCCGGCTTCCGCAAACGTGAAGCTGCGCCAGTCACCGGGCGCCTCCACCATCCCGCAGAGGGTCCACGGGTCGATATGGCCGATGAGTGATGGCACCGCGTCCGCGCTCAGTGAGGAGAGGTAGCCGACATCCACCGGATCCTTCGTCAGGTTGGTGCGGGCGATGACCCCATCGGGATTCACGGCGGCGGTCCCGATGAGCAGCACGATCCCCGTCGCGAACGCAGTCAGCGCGAACGCCGACCGGCGTCCGCGCAGCAGCATCACCACAACGAGCACGAGCACCAACCCGGCCCACAGCAGGAACACTGCTGCGTAGAAGCGGGCGTCGGTCAGGCCGTACGCGTCCACATACAACCGGAGGCGGACAACTGCGCCGGCGAGCACGAGGAGCGTCTCGGCGACGAGCACGGTGAGAAGGCCATCCACGATTCGAGAGCGTTCGACGCCCTGGACGAGGCGGTCGACGGCGAGCGCGAGAAGCACGACGAGCGCACCGACGGTCACGAGCTGGAAGAACCCCCGCCGGGCATACTCCGCGTAGGTCAAGCCGGTGTTCGTATCGAGCCCGCCGAACAGGTAGGCGAATTGGATCACAACGAATACGGCGAACAACGCTGCGATGGCGACGAGGCCGGCGGTCGCTTCGACCACCAGGCGCGGCCGAGGGTTCGTCCGGGGAGCCGGTGTCTCCACGCGCAGTGCGTGCCGGAGCATGCCGAGTCCTGCCCAGGTGAGGGCTGCAACCGTCAGTACGTGGGTCACGAAGCGTCCCAGATCGATGTTGACGACGTCGTCGAGCAGGCGGGAGAAGACGGCATCCGCGCCGGCGAAGAGAGCGGTGAACACGATGAGCACCGGCAGCACGACGAGCAGTCCGATCAGGATTCGTCCGACCCGGTTGCCGGTGTGGCCGAAGGTGACGTCCTCGGTCACGAAGTCGAAGGTCTCGACGACCGCAGCGAGTGTCGCCCTGCCGAGCGCTCCCGCGTACCGTCCGACGGTCCAGGCACGAAGGTCGTCACGCGCCAGCACACGGATGGACACCATCCCGAGGCCGA contains:
- a CDS encoding DUF4173 domain-containing protein, with the protein product MDTRVVARPARTTAVVVLMAVAFDVLVFQHPLGIGLGVAGSLFAAVVWFGERTLSIRPTSSARLLALVLAVVAWIPTFRAAPTLTALAVIAIVGLGMVSIRVLARDDLRAWTVGRYAGALGRATLAAVVETFDFVTEDVTFGHTGNRVGRILIGLLVVLPVLIVFTALFAGADAVFSRLLDDVVNIDLGRFVTHVLTVAALTWAGLGMLRHALRVETPAPRTNPRPRLVVEATAGLVAIAALFAVFVVIQFAYLFGGLDTNTGLTYAEYARRGFFQLVTVGALVVLLALAVDRLVQGVERSRIVDGLLTVLVAETLLVLAGAVVRLRLYVDAYGLTDARFYAAVFLLWAGLVLVLVVVMLLRGRRSAFALTAFATGIVLLIGTAAVNPDGVIARTNLTKDPVDVGYLSSLSADAVPSLIGHIDPWTLCGMVEAPGDWRSFTFAEAGGRRALDKAGAPCES